In Brachybacterium saurashtrense, the genomic stretch CTGGTCGATGGAGGCCAGGGCCGCGAGGAAGATGATCATTCCCCAGCCCGCGTCCTTCCAGGCGACCTCGGCCACGATCAGGAGCGCGAAGGTGTCGGAGTTCGTCATGAACGGGATCGGGTCCAGGCCTGAGCGGACCATCGCCTGGTTGATCAACCCCGCACCGCCCAGCATCTGCTGGAACAGTGCGATGACCAGCACCCAGGAGAGGAAGTGGGGGAGGTAGACGATGGACTGGAACGCCTTGCGCAGTCGTTGACTCATCATCGAGTCGACGATCAGTGCGAGCAGGATCGGCAGCGGGAAGAACAGCACCAGCTGGAACGCGGCGTAGATCAACGTGTTGCGCAGTGCGAGCAGGAACCTGTCGTCCTGGAACAGCTCGGCGAACTTCGACAGTCCGACGAACGGAGCTTCGGTGATCGCGTAGTACGGCTGGTAGTCCTGGAAGGCGATGACGTTGCCCAGGATCGGGATGTAGAAGAACAGCAGCAGCGCCAATGCGCCGGGGATCATCAGCACCAGCATTTGCCAGTCCCGGCGCACCCGCGCCCGGAGCGTCTTCTTGGGGCGGCGGGGATGGGGGCGTGCCGACTCGTGGTGCGTGTGCCCGACATCGACGGGGGGTCGCGGGGCGTGATCGGCGAGGGACGTGGGAGTCGACTCTGCCGAGGAGCCGGGCGGCGCTCCGGTCTGCGCAGTGCTTCGCGTCATCTGGTGCGGTGTCCTCTCGGTCGGCCCGGAGCAGAGAGGGGTGCCGTGGGGTTCAGCGACTCTGCTTGACAGGATGCCCCAGAGAGTAAATGCTTTCACCGAACTTGTAAATCGGTTCACAGATGTTGGATGCCTCTCGACGGCTGCGCGGCCGTGATGATGGAGGCACGCGCTGGAATCGGATCCCCTACTCGAAAGCGGTTCCCCTCTCATGACAGACCTCCGCATCGGCATCATCGGCTTCGGCGCCCGGGGCTCCCTGTCCCGTCATGCCCATCACCCCGGGGAGGGGTCCCGCATCACCGTCGTCGCGGATCCGAGCGAGCGCGGGAAGGAGGCGGCACGGGAGGCGCTCGGCGAGGACGTCGCGATCGTCGACGGCGTCGAGGAGCTGCTCGCCCAGCACGAGGTGGACGCCGTGATGGTGCTCGCCCCGGACTACGCCCATGCCTCCGTGGCGCTGCGCACGCTGGAGGCCGGCATCCCCACCTTCTGCGAGAAGCCGATGGCGATCACGGTGGAGGACACCGACGCGATGCTGGCGCTGGCCAAGGAGAAGCGGGCCCGGCTGTACATCGGCCACAACATGCGCCACATGCCGGTGGTGCGGCAGATGAAGGCGATCGTGGACTCGGGCCGGATCGGCCGGGTGCGGGCGATCTGGTGCCGCCACTTCGTGGGCACCGGGGGCGACTTCTACTTCAAGGACTGGCACGCCGAGCGGGCGAAGGCGACCAGCCTGCTACTGCAGAAGGGTGCGCACGACATCGACGTGATCCACTGGCTCGCCGGCGGCTACACGCGCCGCGTCTCCGGCATCGGCGACCTCGCCGTCTACGGTGACATCACCGACCGGCGCGACAACTCGGACCGCCGCATGTGGGACTGGTTCGATGCGGACATCTGGCCGCCCACCGCCCAGAAGGAGCTCAACCCCGTGATCGACGTCGAGGACATCTCGATGATCCAGATGCGCCTGGACAACGGTGTGCTCGCCTCGTACCAGCAGTGCCACTTCACCCCGGACTACTTCCGCAGCTACACGGTGATCGGGGACGCCGGGCGGATCGAGAACATGGGCGACGGCAGCGGTGACCAGATCCACCTGTGGGAGTCGCGCCGCTCCGGCCCGGGCCGCCCCGACGCGGTGGAGGTGATCGCCCGGGCCGAGGGCGGCCACGGCGGCGCGGATCCGAGCCTGATCGCGGAGTTCCTGGGCTTCGTGCGCCACGGAGGCGTCACGGACGTCTCCGCCGTCGCGGCCCGGGAGGCCGTGGCCACGGGCGTGTACGGCGCGGAGTCGATCCGCCACGACGGGATGCCGTACGACGTCCCGCCGGTGCCGGAGGACGTGCGCCGCTACTTCGACGACGGGCAGGCGTGACCGTGTCCGCGTCGGCTCGTCCCGCTGCCGTGCGACCCAACATCGTGCTCATCGTCTCCGACGACCACGGCTTCGGGGACCTGGGCTTCCGCGGCACCGACCCGGCCGTGTCGACCCCGCACCTGGATCGTCTCGCGGCCGACGGGCGGGTCTACGACAACGCCTACGTCACCGCCCCGATCTGCAGCCCGTCCCGTGCCGGGCTCCTCACCGGCGCCCACCAGGCGCGGTGGGGCGCGCACTGGTTCACCGACTCCCGGGTGGCGCCCCCGCAGGTCCCCACCCTTCCGGAGCGGCTGCTGGAGAGCGGCTACCGCACCGGGTACTTCGGCAAGATCCACTACGGGCCCGATGAGCCCGGCAGTCGTGCCTGCCCTCCCCGGCACGGGTTCGAGACCTCGTTCTACGGGCTCGCCGCGCAGTCGATGGGCCGCCTGCACTACCTCCACCACTCCCGCGCCCACGAGGAGGCGTACGGCGAGGCCGCGCGCGCCCACGGCGTCTCCCCGATGTGGGAGGGGGAGGAACAGGTGGACTGCGAGCGCCATCTCACCGAGGAGTTCATCGACCGGGCGATCGGGGTCATCGACCAGCCGGATGAGCGCCCCTTCTTCGCGATGGTCGCCTTCAACGCGGTCCACAACTTCACCTGGCAGCTGCCGCAGCACGAGCTCGACGCGCGCGGCCTGCCGCAGCACCCCGACTTCGACGCCGACGTGAGCGAGTACCTCG encodes the following:
- a CDS encoding ABC transporter permease encodes the protein MTRSTAQTGAPPGSSAESTPTSLADHAPRPPVDVGHTHHESARPHPRRPKKTLRARVRRDWQMLVLMIPGALALLLFFYIPILGNVIAFQDYQPYYAITEAPFVGLSKFAELFQDDRFLLALRNTLIYAAFQLVLFFPLPILLALIVDSMMSQRLRKAFQSIVYLPHFLSWVLVIALFQQMLGGAGLINQAMVRSGLDPIPFMTNSDTFALLIVAEVAWKDAGWGMIIFLAALASIDQSLYESAASDGAGRFRRTWHITLPGMRPVIVLLLILNLGSILTVGFEQFILQRDAVGADTAEVLDTYSYYTGVIGGDWSIGAAAGLAKGVVGTILIVLANKIAHLLGEDGIYRGRPQ
- a CDS encoding Gfo/Idh/MocA family protein; protein product: MTDLRIGIIGFGARGSLSRHAHHPGEGSRITVVADPSERGKEAAREALGEDVAIVDGVEELLAQHEVDAVMVLAPDYAHASVALRTLEAGIPTFCEKPMAITVEDTDAMLALAKEKRARLYIGHNMRHMPVVRQMKAIVDSGRIGRVRAIWCRHFVGTGGDFYFKDWHAERAKATSLLLQKGAHDIDVIHWLAGGYTRRVSGIGDLAVYGDITDRRDNSDRRMWDWFDADIWPPTAQKELNPVIDVEDISMIQMRLDNGVLASYQQCHFTPDYFRSYTVIGDAGRIENMGDGSGDQIHLWESRRSGPGRPDAVEVIARAEGGHGGADPSLIAEFLGFVRHGGVTDVSAVAAREAVATGVYGAESIRHDGMPYDVPPVPEDVRRYFDDGQA